From the Bdellovibrio reynosensis genome, one window contains:
- a CDS encoding DUF2784 domain-containing protein → MSKTQLADLILYFHFLYVVCVITPVPLILIGAKLHWRWIRIPWLRRLHVAMILFVVVEYLIGMMCPLTVLEEYLRQEPGQKNIYPLGFFPALISKILFSDFEPWVYGAIYITGASLIVLLYRKVPPRP, encoded by the coding sequence GTGTCTAAAACTCAGTTGGCCGATCTTATTCTTTATTTTCATTTTTTGTACGTGGTATGTGTGATCACGCCAGTGCCTTTGATTTTAATCGGCGCAAAACTTCATTGGAGGTGGATCCGCATTCCTTGGTTAAGACGCCTTCATGTTGCGATGATATTGTTTGTTGTGGTCGAATACTTAATCGGCATGATGTGCCCACTGACTGTTTTAGAAGAATACTTACGCCAAGAACCTGGACAGAAAAATATCTACCCACTGGGATTTTTCCCCGCTTTGATTTCAAAAATTTTATTTTCTGACTTTGAACCTTGGGTTTATGGTGCGATTTACATCACGGGGGCGTCACTCATCGTTCTTCTTTATAGAAAAGTGCCTCCACGTCCTTGA
- a CDS encoding YbhB/YbcL family Raf kinase inhibitor-like protein, with the protein MELVSDAFKNNGEIPAKYTCQGDDISPPLRWSEIPTNTKSLALIVDDPDAPDPAAPRLTWVHWVVYNIPPNIDSLPENFRNSPQGAQEGMNDFKSVGYGGPCPPIGRHHYHHKLYALDIVLPQMVNVTKKDLEKAMEGHILAETDLVGTYLKH; encoded by the coding sequence ATGGAATTAGTTTCAGATGCATTTAAAAATAACGGCGAAATTCCTGCAAAGTACACTTGCCAAGGCGATGATATCTCTCCTCCCCTGCGCTGGAGTGAGATTCCTACTAACACAAAAAGTTTAGCTTTGATTGTAGATGACCCCGATGCGCCAGATCCAGCAGCGCCAAGACTTACCTGGGTGCACTGGGTGGTTTACAATATTCCGCCAAACATTGATTCACTTCCTGAAAACTTTAGAAACTCCCCGCAAGGCGCCCAAGAAGGAATGAACGATTTTAAGAGCGTTGGTTACGGAGGCCCTTGTCCTCCCATTGGTCGACATCACTATCATCACAAGTTATATGCATTAGATATTGTACTTCCGCAGATGGTGAACGTGACAAAAAAAGATTTAGAAAAAGCCATGGAAGGCCACATCCTAGCAGAAACGGATCTGGTGGGTACTTATTTAAAGCACTAA
- the mdh gene encoding malate dehydrogenase encodes MAHKRNKIAVIGAGFVGSTTAHWAAQKEIGDVVILDINEGAAIGKSLDLFQAAPIEMFDSKVKGTNKYEDIADSDVVIITAGMPRKPGMSRDELVGVNAKIVKDVCEGIKKYAPNSFVIVVCNPMDVMAVYAKQLLGFPRERVLGMGGCLDSARYRAFIAEELNVSVKDVTGIVVGNHGDAMVPLVRMTSVSGIPLTDLLSAEKIAAIVQRTKTAGAEIGGHLKTGSAYYAPARGAVEMAEAILKDQKRVLPVAVELHGEFGVNDKLMVGVLAKIGGKGMEGIIDMKLNADEKAEFEKSVEAVRTLVSALKTVN; translated from the coding sequence ATGGCTCACAAAAGAAATAAAATTGCTGTCATTGGCGCGGGCTTCGTAGGCTCTACAACTGCTCACTGGGCAGCTCAAAAAGAAATCGGCGACGTTGTTATTCTTGATATCAACGAAGGTGCAGCGATCGGTAAATCTTTGGATTTATTCCAAGCAGCTCCAATTGAAATGTTCGATTCAAAAGTAAAAGGCACTAACAAGTACGAAGACATCGCGGATTCTGATGTTGTTATCATCACTGCAGGTATGCCACGTAAACCAGGCATGAGCCGCGATGAACTAGTTGGCGTTAACGCGAAAATCGTAAAAGACGTTTGCGAAGGCATCAAAAAGTACGCTCCAAATTCATTCGTAATCGTTGTTTGTAACCCAATGGACGTAATGGCTGTTTACGCAAAACAACTTCTTGGCTTCCCTCGTGAGCGCGTTCTAGGTATGGGCGGTTGCTTGGATTCAGCTCGTTACCGTGCATTCATCGCTGAAGAGTTGAACGTTTCTGTTAAAGACGTAACTGGTATCGTTGTTGGTAACCACGGTGATGCGATGGTTCCACTTGTACGTATGACTTCAGTTTCTGGTATTCCTTTAACAGATCTTCTTTCTGCTGAAAAAATCGCGGCGATCGTACAAAGAACTAAAACTGCGGGCGCTGAAATTGGTGGCCACTTAAAAACAGGTTCTGCTTACTATGCTCCAGCACGTGGCGCAGTTGAAATGGCAGAAGCAATTCTTAAAGACCAAAAACGCGTTCTTCCGGTTGCGGTTGAACTTCACGGCGAATTCGGCGTTAACGATAAATTGATGGTTGGCGTTCTGGCTAAAATCGGCGGCAAAGGTATGGAAGGCATCATCGACATGAAATTGAACGCTGACGAAAAAGCAGAGTTTGAAAAGTCGGTTGAAGCGGTTCGTACATTGGTGTCTGCTCTTAAAACTGTAAACTAG
- a CDS encoding MlaE family ABC transporter permease: MTKFISILDEIGGTLLFLQKILGTLFKKKLKTHDVFEQIWKVTAESFFTTAMAGFFVGAIMTVQFAMQMTEFGALGYLGGLATSGTFREVGPLLIAFMLSGKVGAFTSAELGTMRVTEQIDAVRCLGADPMQEIIVPRFIGIIVSSFFLLGAGLVMSVFGGMLMGQAFAGVNFEEYLRHVPTIVNPISILNGLIKCFAFAVVLATVCTYKGFSATGGAKGVGRAVVATAVTTMICIVVMDWMTSFLAEIVLTMVRGYRS; this comes from the coding sequence ATGACCAAGTTTATCTCTATTTTAGATGAAATCGGGGGGACACTCCTGTTTCTGCAGAAAATTTTAGGCACTCTTTTTAAGAAAAAACTAAAAACCCACGACGTCTTTGAGCAGATTTGGAAAGTCACAGCTGAAAGCTTTTTTACTACAGCAATGGCAGGATTTTTCGTGGGCGCGATCATGACTGTACAGTTTGCGATGCAAATGACGGAATTTGGTGCCTTGGGATATCTTGGTGGTCTAGCTACAAGTGGTACTTTTCGCGAAGTAGGACCCTTATTGATTGCTTTCATGTTAAGTGGAAAAGTCGGCGCTTTTACTTCGGCTGAACTTGGTACTATGCGAGTCACTGAACAAATTGATGCCGTCAGATGCCTGGGTGCTGATCCCATGCAAGAAATCATTGTCCCAAGATTTATCGGCATCATCGTATCAAGCTTTTTCCTTTTAGGTGCAGGCTTGGTGATGTCCGTATTCGGTGGAATGCTGATGGGACAAGCCTTTGCGGGTGTAAACTTTGAAGAATACCTTCGTCATGTGCCTACAATTGTAAATCCCATTTCTATTCTAAATGGACTTATTAAATGCTTTGCATTCGCGGTGGTATTAGCCACTGTTTGTACCTATAAAGGATTTTCTGCAACGGGCGGCGCAAAAGGTGTGGGTCGAGCTGTGGTAGCAACAGCGGTCACAACAATGATTTGTATCGTGGTGATGGATTGGATGACTAGCTTCTTAGCTGAAATCGTCTTAACAATGGTACGAGGTTACCGCTCATGA
- the sucC gene encoding ADP-forming succinate--CoA ligase subunit beta — protein sequence MNIHEYQAKDVLRKFGVATLKGKVAHSPEEAVAAAKEIGGSLWVVKAQIHAGGRGKGGGVKIAKSLDEVSDLAKKMIGMTLVTHQTGPEGKVVQKVYIEQGCNIAKEYYVACLVDRATGRVAMMASSEGGMDIEEVAEHNPDAIKKIDIDPVIGLSGFQARDLAFQIGMAPEIVNKAVKFMTGLYNAFIATDCSIAEINPLVVTKEGDVLCLDAKMNFDSNALYRHQDIVEMRDLAEEDPSEIEASKFDLAFIKLDGNIGCLVNGAGLAMSTLDIIKLHGAEPANFLDVGGGANKEKVTAAFKIILKDPNVKGILVNIFGGIMKCDIIADGVISASKELGLKVPLVCRLEGTNVELGKKMLRESGLNITPADNLEDAAKKIVAAIKG from the coding sequence ATGAATATTCATGAGTATCAGGCCAAAGATGTCCTCAGAAAATTCGGAGTTGCCACTTTAAAAGGTAAAGTGGCTCATTCCCCTGAGGAAGCAGTGGCTGCTGCAAAAGAAATCGGTGGAAGCCTTTGGGTTGTTAAAGCTCAGATCCATGCTGGTGGTCGCGGTAAAGGTGGCGGCGTAAAAATCGCGAAATCTTTAGACGAAGTAAGTGACTTAGCTAAAAAAATGATCGGCATGACTTTAGTGACTCACCAAACGGGTCCTGAAGGTAAAGTTGTTCAAAAAGTTTATATCGAACAAGGTTGCAACATCGCTAAAGAATACTATGTTGCGTGCCTAGTTGACCGCGCTACAGGACGAGTCGCAATGATGGCTTCTTCTGAAGGTGGTATGGATATCGAGGAAGTTGCTGAACACAACCCAGATGCGATTAAAAAAATCGACATCGATCCAGTGATCGGTCTTTCTGGTTTCCAAGCTCGCGATCTAGCTTTCCAAATCGGGATGGCTCCTGAAATCGTAAATAAAGCCGTTAAATTCATGACAGGTCTTTATAACGCTTTCATCGCGACGGACTGTTCAATTGCTGAAATCAATCCACTAGTTGTTACTAAAGAGGGCGATGTTCTTTGCCTAGACGCTAAGATGAATTTCGATTCAAACGCTCTATACAGACATCAAGATATCGTAGAGATGCGCGACCTGGCTGAAGAAGATCCTTCTGAAATCGAAGCTTCGAAATTCGATCTTGCTTTCATCAAACTTGATGGAAACATTGGTTGCTTGGTGAACGGTGCTGGTCTTGCGATGTCTACTTTGGACATCATCAAGCTTCACGGTGCTGAACCTGCAAACTTCTTGGATGTTGGCGGTGGCGCTAACAAAGAAAAAGTAACAGCAGCTTTCAAAATCATCCTTAAAGATCCAAACGTAAAAGGCATCCTGGTTAACATCTTCGGTGGTATCATGAAATGTGACATCATCGCTGACGGTGTAATCTCTGCTTCTAAAGAGTTGGGTTTAAAAGTTCCTCTAGTTTGCCGCCTTGAAGGTACAAACGTAGAGCTTGGTAAAAAAATGTTGAGAGAAAGCGGATTGAACATCACTCCTGCTGATAATCTCGAAGATGCAGCTAAAAAGATCGTTGCTGCGATTAAAGGATAA
- a CDS encoding cyclic nucleotide-gated ion channel: MRKIQTLKVFSVIGAFLVGFWVPLRLIGYLTDSSVEIMFDLLISLVAGANIYLYFSTTKRSIKDYRSWLNLGLLCDVICLMPLSLFGLLLFNTTYSGLLLFNLLAARHVKHIKSFLDQFDNLQPIVYRLVPIFVMLPILIHLAACAWIGLGSGSAGPDPDKLFEYVKAMYWAFTTLTTVGYGDISAKTMSQMIFTCGVQVIGVGLFGFILSNVAGLLARQDAAREHHMDNLDKIETYMVSHHIPNEMRTKVRSYYHYMWQNKKGYQDHSIIEDLPKKIQSELIFHINKPILEKVPFLKGASRELVEELMNELETRVYVPGERVFKAGDVGDAMYFIHKGQVDILTKDDKLIATLGEGFFFGEMALIFEGPRTAGVVAKQFCDLYVLKKESFAHVCDKYPEFLDHIHKVVQQRAG; encoded by the coding sequence ATGAGAAAAATACAAACGTTGAAGGTCTTTTCAGTTATCGGTGCGTTTTTAGTGGGCTTCTGGGTGCCTTTGCGATTGATCGGTTATTTGACTGATTCCTCTGTAGAAATCATGTTTGATTTGCTTATTTCGCTGGTAGCCGGGGCAAATATTTATCTCTATTTTTCAACGACAAAAAGAAGCATCAAAGACTATCGCAGTTGGCTTAATCTTGGCCTTCTTTGCGATGTGATTTGTTTGATGCCTTTGTCGCTTTTTGGATTGTTACTATTCAATACGACGTATTCAGGTTTATTACTTTTTAATCTGTTAGCCGCTCGCCACGTAAAACATATCAAAAGTTTTCTTGATCAGTTTGATAACCTGCAACCCATCGTTTATCGCTTAGTGCCAATTTTCGTGATGTTACCAATTTTGATTCACTTAGCAGCCTGTGCATGGATTGGCTTAGGCAGTGGTTCGGCGGGTCCTGATCCAGATAAACTATTTGAATACGTGAAGGCTATGTACTGGGCATTTACGACTTTAACGACAGTCGGTTACGGAGATATTTCTGCTAAGACTATGTCACAGATGATCTTTACATGCGGAGTCCAAGTCATCGGTGTTGGACTATTTGGTTTCATTCTAAGTAACGTGGCAGGCTTGCTTGCTCGTCAAGATGCCGCTCGCGAACATCACATGGATAACTTAGATAAAATTGAAACTTACATGGTGTCTCATCACATTCCGAATGAAATGCGCACAAAAGTAAGATCCTATTACCACTACATGTGGCAGAATAAAAAGGGTTATCAAGATCATTCGATCATTGAAGATCTTCCTAAAAAGATTCAGTCAGAACTTATCTTTCATATCAATAAACCTATTTTGGAAAAAGTTCCTTTCTTAAAAGGCGCCAGCCGCGAGCTGGTTGAAGAATTGATGAATGAATTAGAAACAAGAGTCTATGTTCCAGGCGAAAGAGTTTTTAAAGCTGGGGACGTGGGTGATGCGATGTACTTCATCCACAAAGGACAAGTCGATATTCTTACTAAAGACGACAAACTGATTGCGACTCTTGGTGAAGGCTTCTTCTTTGGCGAAATGGCCTTGATCTTTGAAGGTCCGCGGACGGCGGGTGTCGTGGCGAAGCAATTCTGTGATCTTTATGTTTTAAAGAAAGAATCCTTCGCGCACGTGTGTGACAAATATCCTGAATTCCTGGATCACATTCATAAAGTTGTTCAGCAGCGAGCGGGTTAG
- a CDS encoding ABC transporter ATP-binding protein — protein MSMISLKDITVAFDSHVVLKNVSLDIAPGESFVIVGPSGQGKTTLLKTMSGLITPQNGKVFIEQREWLTLSSKERLPLLKKMGILFQKNALFDSLTCIENICFPLRETTKATDWEIAKKAEFFLDAVGIPHARDLYPDEISGGMQKRLGIARALALDPEIIFYDDPTAGLDPITSKKIIELILKLKKEKGSTVVAITNDMNRAYQMADRIGVVVDQQLLITGTPEQTQDHPDPRVHQFVRGLLHGPLTTLA, from the coding sequence ATGAGCATGATCAGCCTCAAAGACATAACTGTCGCCTTTGACAGCCACGTTGTACTAAAAAACGTGAGCCTTGATATCGCTCCAGGTGAAAGCTTTGTGATAGTGGGTCCGAGCGGGCAGGGGAAAACGACTCTGCTAAAAACGATGTCAGGATTGATAACTCCGCAGAATGGCAAAGTTTTTATTGAACAGAGGGAATGGTTGACGCTAAGCAGTAAAGAGCGTCTGCCGCTGCTTAAAAAAATGGGAATTCTTTTTCAGAAGAATGCTCTTTTTGATTCTTTGACGTGCATTGAAAATATCTGCTTTCCACTGCGCGAAACCACAAAAGCAACGGATTGGGAAATTGCTAAAAAAGCAGAGTTTTTCCTGGATGCTGTAGGAATTCCCCACGCGCGGGATTTATATCCCGATGAAATTAGCGGAGGCATGCAAAAGAGATTAGGCATTGCCAGGGCCTTAGCACTAGATCCAGAGATCATTTTCTATGATGATCCAACAGCAGGTTTAGACCCGATCACTTCAAAAAAAATCATCGAATTGATTTTAAAACTTAAAAAAGAAAAAGGTTCGACAGTCGTAGCAATCACGAATGATATGAATCGTGCTTATCAAATGGCGGATAGAATTGGTGTCGTGGTTGACCAGCAATTATTAATCACCGGAACTCCAGAACAAACGCAAGATCATCCAGATCCCCGTGTGCATCAGTTCGTACGCGGGCTTTTGCACGGTCCCCTGACAACCTTAGCTTGA
- a CDS encoding ABC transporter ATP-binding protein has protein sequence MLNGLSLKIREGEIIFILGTSGTGKSVLLKNLVGLLTPDEGEIWIDNQEVSKFTEEQYLPIRKKCGMVFQHPALFDSLTIFENVAFGLRRHYQLDEQTIKDKVNKALKLVHLTGIEQKRPAQISYGMQKRVSLARTVALEPRILLFDEPTTGLDPVTTTAVNQLILDLSRELKTTSLVVSHDMNCALSIADRIVVLDKGQIVALGTPDELKKSEHPLVKDFLSEVLSA, from the coding sequence GTGCTTAACGGATTAAGTTTGAAAATCCGTGAAGGTGAAATCATTTTCATTCTGGGGACATCTGGGACAGGCAAGTCCGTTTTACTTAAAAATCTCGTAGGTCTTCTAACTCCTGATGAAGGTGAAATTTGGATTGATAACCAAGAGGTTTCTAAGTTCACAGAGGAACAATATCTTCCCATCAGAAAAAAATGCGGAATGGTGTTTCAGCATCCTGCTCTTTTTGATTCCCTCACTATCTTTGAAAACGTGGCTTTTGGTTTGCGTCGCCACTATCAGCTGGATGAACAAACTATCAAAGACAAAGTGAATAAAGCTTTAAAGCTAGTACATCTAACCGGGATTGAACAAAAAAGACCGGCGCAAATTTCCTATGGCATGCAAAAACGCGTCAGCCTTGCGCGCACGGTAGCACTTGAACCTAGGATACTTTTGTTCGATGAACCGACAACGGGTTTAGATCCTGTGACAACTACAGCGGTGAATCAGCTGATTTTAGATTTATCTAGAGAGCTGAAGACAACATCATTAGTGGTTAGCCATGATATGAACTGCGCGCTTTCGATTGCCGATAGAATCGTCGTTCTAGATAAGGGACAAATCGTCGCCTTGGGAACTCCAGACGAATTAAAAAAGTCCGAGCATCCGTTAGTGAAGGATTTCCTTTCTGAGGTGCTTAGCGCATGA
- the sucD gene encoding succinate--CoA ligase subunit alpha, with translation MAILINKNTKVICQGFTGAQGTFHSEQALAYGTKMVGGVTPGKGGTTHIGLPVFNTVKEAKAQTGCNASVIFVPPPFAADSIMEAVDADLDLVICITEGIPVLDMVKVKRFMEGKRTRLIGPNCPGVITPGECKIGIMPAHIHKPGRIGVLSRSGTLTYEAVGQLTALGLGQSTCVGIGGDPVNGTNFIDVLKMFNEDPDTDGVIMIGEIGGSAEEEAAEYIKNHFKKPVAAFIAGAAAPAGKRMGHAGAIISGGKGTAEAKFAALEAAGCKISRSPADMGKTLKSMLK, from the coding sequence ATGGCAATTCTTATTAACAAAAACACGAAAGTAATTTGCCAAGGTTTTACTGGTGCTCAAGGTACATTCCATTCTGAGCAAGCATTGGCTTATGGAACTAAAATGGTTGGTGGCGTGACTCCAGGTAAAGGTGGCACGACTCACATCGGTCTTCCAGTGTTTAACACTGTAAAAGAAGCTAAAGCACAAACGGGTTGCAACGCTTCTGTCATCTTCGTTCCACCTCCATTTGCAGCTGATTCAATCATGGAAGCTGTAGATGCTGATTTGGATCTTGTGATTTGTATCACTGAAGGTATTCCAGTATTAGACATGGTAAAAGTAAAACGCTTCATGGAAGGCAAACGCACTCGTTTGATCGGTCCAAACTGCCCAGGCGTTATCACTCCAGGTGAATGCAAAATTGGTATCATGCCAGCACACATTCATAAACCAGGTCGTATCGGCGTTCTTTCACGTTCAGGTACATTGACGTATGAAGCTGTTGGACAATTGACTGCATTAGGTCTTGGCCAATCAACATGCGTTGGTATCGGTGGTGACCCTGTGAATGGAACTAACTTCATCGACGTTTTAAAAATGTTCAATGAAGATCCAGACACTGACGGAGTAATCATGATCGGTGAAATCGGTGGATCTGCTGAAGAAGAAGCAGCAGAATACATTAAAAATCACTTTAAAAAACCAGTAGCTGCGTTCATCGCCGGTGCAGCAGCACCTGCTGGTAAACGTATGGGTCATGCTGGCGCGATCATCAGTGGCGGTAAAGGAACAGCAGAAGCTAAATTTGCCGCTCTTGAAGCTGCCGGTTGCAAAATTTCACGCAGCCCTGCTGATATGGGTAAAACACTTAAGTCTATGCTTAAGTAA